GACCAAGGTGGTGTACTCGAGCGACGCCTCGCAGATCCCCGAGCTGTTCTGGCTGGCCGCGCGCTGGGGGCGGCGCGGGCTCGGGACGGTGCTGGACGAGCTGGTCGCCCTCGGCGCGCTCGACGGCGGCGAAGCGCTCGCGGTCGGGGGCCGGGTGCTCGGGGGAAACGCCGCCGGGATCTACGGCCTGCCCTGGCCGTAAACGGCCGATGGCGTGCTGGTTGGTGTCGATCGGCTCAATGGGCCGACCCCGTGGCCAAAGGTCCCTGAGACGAGGGTCCCACTGTTCGGGGCACCGAACGGCCATGCCGACCCCCGCGGAAGCGATGCCCACAACACGAAGCTGAGCGAGCAGCGGACCACGGCAGTCGCGGAGGCCCTCGTCGAGGCAGGCGTTGCCCGGTGACCGTGAGAGAACCCAGGCGCATGATCCGACGGGCCCGCGTAGGGTCGCCGGCGCCGCCGTGTTGATGGCAGTGACCGGCTGCGGCATGCAACTCGGCTACAGCGGCCCGCCCCTGTATGCGTGGCGTGACGGCTGCGTCGAGGTTGTCGACGGTTAGGCAGCGGATGCCTGGCGGGCCACGGCCCCGTGGACAGATGGCGGCTGGGACTACGGTCGTGCCGTGGATACCTGGCGAAAAACGGCGCCATGGCCGTCTGAGGGCTACGTCGCGAGCGACGACGGTTATGCGCCCTTGCCCTGCACCCCAGCCCCGTGCGGTACGCTAAACGGACGCCCGGGCCCGCCGGCCTCGCCGGGCCCACCGGGTCGCCGGGGCCAGCCTCCACGGCCCCTGGCCCTCCTGGAGCTCCCGGCCCTCCCGGCCCTCCCGGCGGCCTGAAGCCCAGCAGCTCCGCGGAGCAGCGGCTGTACAGCGCAGTGGAGCCGTTTCACTTCGAGCCCCGGAGCGCGGCGCTGCTCGATCGGTGCGCCGATGAGATCGCGCTCCTTGTGGCCTGGCTAAAGGACCAGCTCCAGACCGCCCTGAGCCTCCGCGGCTATCTCGACCAGCGGGAGACCGTGGAACAGGACACGGCGGTGAGGGAGAAGCGGGCCATCGCTGTCCGCGAGGCGCTCGTCGCGGCTGGAATCGCCCCGGGCAGGATCCAGATCGTCGCCGCCGCGGAGCCCACGTTCGTCTGTGCCGAGCCCACGGAGGCCTGCCTGGAGCGGAACGTCGAGGAGGGGTCTGGACATGACCACGCTGATCGCGGCGATGTGCTGGTTTGATCCTCGCCACGGGGCTCGTTCCTGCGTTCGCGCAGCCGGCCGAGGAAGCCTGGACGGCAACACAGAGAACCCACCGGGCAGCACCCCGTTACCCCGGAATCTCAGCTTCGATGAGTTGCGCGAGAAGGATGAGCGATTCTTGCCAGCCGAGATAGCAAGCCTCTGGTGGAATGGCCTCGGGTATCCCTTCTTGAACGATGTTCACCTCAGTACCGCAGGAGACCTTCTTCAAGGTGACCGTCGTCTGCATTTCTCCGGGTAGGTTGGGATCGTCGAACTTATCCGTGTAGCGAATACGTTCGTGTGGCACCAGTTCAAGAAATGTTCCGCCGAAGGAGTGGCTGTGGCCCGTGGTGAAGTTCGTGAACGACATCTTGTAGGTGCCGCCCACTGTCGTGTCTATATGGTGAACCTTGCCCGTAAAGCCGTTCGGCGGAAGCCATTTGGCCATTGCCTCGGGATCGAGGAATGCCCGATAGAGTTTCTCGGGCGCCGCGCGAAGCACTCGGTGAAGCCGGACGGTGCTTGTGGACATGCCGGGGTCTCCTTTGTGATGCCATAGTGCCCTTTCTCTGCATTCGGGCCGCCTGTTAGTCGAACGGGGCTCGACGAAATCGACACGCGGGCCTCATGAGCTACTCCTGCACGAGGGGCCTGGCACCCGCGTGTATCATCGTCCACGAGGAAGGTCCGCCGAACGGCCATGGCCGCGCCCTCCCGACGTGACTCGATC
This DNA window, taken from Candidatus Methylomirabilota bacterium, encodes the following:
- a CDS encoding OmpA family protein; this translates as MEPFHFEPRSAALLDRCADEIALLVAWLKDQLQTALSLRGYLDQRETVEQDTAVREKRAIAVREALVAAGIAPGRIQIVAAAEPTFVCAEPTEACLERNVEEGSGHDHADRGDVLV
- a CDS encoding SRPBCC family protein, which codes for MSTSTVRLHRVLRAAPEKLYRAFLDPEAMAKWLPPNGFTGKVHHIDTTVGGTYKMSFTNFTTGHSHSFGGTFLELVPHERIRYTDKFDDPNLPGEMQTTVTLKKVSCGTEVNIVQEGIPEAIPPEACYLGWQESLILLAQLIEAEIPG